In Argiope bruennichi chromosome X1, qqArgBrue1.1, whole genome shotgun sequence, a single window of DNA contains:
- the LOC129958597 gene encoding uncharacterized protein LOC129958597 isoform X4 encodes MGPPNRPNDIEIVHSLHDLRLKYAKMEINILQNCPYKDVKKDYKPFCHFLERLECVHVILLSHQNSDQIKEDVLWDSYLFINLTML; translated from the exons GCCTAATGATATTGAAATTGTGCATTCTCTACATGATTTGAGgctaaaatatgcaaaaatg gaaataaatattttgcagaattgtCCTTATAAAGATGTAAAGAAGGATTATAAGCCTTTTTGCCACTTCCTTGAAAGACTTg agTGTGTGCATGTCATTTTATTAAGTCATCAGAATTCAGACCAAATAAAGGAAGATGTACTTTGggatagttatttatttattaacttgaCTATGCTTTAA
- the LOC129958597 gene encoding uncharacterized protein LOC129958597 isoform X3 has translation MGPPNRPNDIEIVHSLHDLRLKYAKMEINILQNCPYKDVKKDYKPFCHFLERLGGACKLDYFCYEAFMTLLLLLPELQGICINYLYLN, from the exons GCCTAATGATATTGAAATTGTGCATTCTCTACATGATTTGAGgctaaaatatgcaaaaatg gaaataaatattttgcagaattgtCCTTATAAAGATGTAAAGAAGGATTATAAGCCTTTTTGCCACTTCCTTGAAAGACTTg GAGGGGCATGTAAACTGgattatttttgttatgaagCATTCATGACTTTGTTGCTTCTGCTACCAGAATTGCAAGGTATATGCATAAACTATCtatatttgaactaa